A DNA window from Xiphias gladius isolate SHS-SW01 ecotype Sanya breed wild chromosome 3, ASM1685928v1, whole genome shotgun sequence contains the following coding sequences:
- the LOC120788140 gene encoding neurogenic differentiation factor 2-like, producing the protein MLTRLFSDPSLLPDVQKYSGWAEDSEGEDSKIKDEDHDPQDDMEASELRGCSRTNSEHAGDDDEDDELEEEDDGEDTEGERPKKRGPKKRKMTQARIERSKLRRIKANARERTRMHDLNSALDNLRKVVPCYSKTQKLSKIETLRLAKNYIWALSEILRSGKRPDLVSYVQTLCKGLSQPTTNLVAGCLQLNSRNFLTEQQCQDGARYGSGSFSMHSYPYQCARLSSPHCQPGSNSHPLRTHGYCSAYDSLYGGSGSPEYNSPEYEGPLSPPLCINGNFSLKHQGSASPDNEKGYHYSMHYSGLPGSRPTGAHNLVFGSSGARSGIHSENVLPYHDMHLHHERAPVYDELNAFFHN; encoded by the coding sequence ATGTTGACGAGGCTTTTCAGTGACCCCTCGCTGCTCCCCGACGTGCAGAAATACTCCGGCTGGGCGGAGGACAGCGAGGGCGAGGACTCCAAGATCAAAGATGAGGATCACGACCCCCAGGACGACATGGAGGCCTCTGAGCTGAGAGGATGCAGCCGGACGAACTCCGAACACGCCGGGGATGACGACGAGGACGACgagttggaggaggaggacgacggAGAGGACACAGAGGGGGAAAGACCCAAGAAAAGGGGCCCCAAGAAACGCAAAATGACCCAGGCCCGGATCGAGCGCTCCAAGCTGCGACGGATAAAGGCCAACGCTCGAGAGCGGACCCGCATGCACGACCTGAACTCTGCGCTCGACAATCTGCGTAAAGTTGTGCCCTGCTACTCCAAAACGCAAAAACTCTCCAAAATCGAGACGCTTAGGTTGGCCAAAAACTATATCTGGGCCCTGTCAGAGATATTGCGCTCTGGAAAAAGGCCCGACCTCGTGTCCTACGTGCAGACGCTGTGCAAGGGACTCTCCCAGCCCACGACCAACCTAGTGGCAGGGTGCCTGCAGCTGAACTCCCGTAACTTCCTGACCGAGCAGCAGTGTCAGGACGGGGCCAGGTACGGGTCCGGCTCCTTCTCCATGCATTCCTACCCCTACCAGTGTGCGCGACTGTCCAGCCCCCACTGCCAGCCGGGCTCGAACTCGCATCCGCTGAGGACGCACGGCTACTGCTCGGCTTACGACTCCCTGTACGGCGGGAGCGGGTCCCCGGAGTATAACAGCCCCGAGTATGAGGGGCCCCTCAGCCCGCCCCTGTGCATCAATGGCAACTTTTCCCTGAAGCACCAAGGCTCCGCGTCCCCCGACAACGAGAAGGGGTACCACTACTCTATGCATTACTCCGGCCTGCCTGGCTCCAGACCCACCGGGGCCCACAACCTGGTGTTCGGCTCTTCTGGGGCCCGGAGCGGCATTCACTCTGAAAACGTCCTGCCTTACCACGACATGCACTTACACCACGAACGGGCCCCCGTGTACGATGAACTGAACGCGTTTTTTCACAATTAA